A genomic window from Lotus japonicus ecotype B-129 chromosome 1, LjGifu_v1.2 includes:
- the LOC130740522 gene encoding uncharacterized protein LOC130740522, with the protein MILPKKCGGVGMRDASYANTALLGNLIWDLVQGSRKLWVQVLSSRYLCDTSVFEEVAKPNSFSLWRRILNPRYELQGGFSFNVGNSSTLVWFEDWSGHGMLGKHLPFVHISDSPLTLKDLIKEGQWNIAGLSTPLPEPVRQRLLDIVPVTNVNLQDHWIWKPSSIGVYYAFDAYAWLCRSQTQILPSDSWQWIWKLEAPKKVWSRLDALALLGFTAATVKDWVHTQVQGQHSLLFVAAIWGLWRWNVMVIGDKDWSVDYVVRWIHREHKDYEAWLTKQGSDDDSSRVRWTLPSPGLVKLYTNGAFSDIHGCMSMGGLVRDDSGNWVAGFIAGSSGGNTLMAEILAIKLELQLLLELNIQSDICDQG; encoded by the exons ATGATTCTGCCTAAGAAATGTGGGGGAGTGGGCATGCGCGATGCGTCTTATGCGAATACAGCCTTGCTGGGAAATTTGATTTGGGACTTGGTCCAGGGTTCCAGGAAGCTGTGGGTACAAGTGTTGTCTAGTCGCTATCTATGTGATACCTCAGTTTTTGAGGAGGTGGCTAAGCCTAATTCCTTTTCCTTGTGGCGAAGGATTCTCAACCCAAGGTATGAGTTACAGGGTGGTTTTTCGTTTAACGTGGGCAATAGTAGCACTTTAGTTTGGTTTGAGGACTGGAGTGGACATGGTATGTTGGGAAAGCACCTCCCTTTTGTGCACATCTCAGACTCACCTCTCACGCTCAAGGATTTGATCAAGGAGGGCCAGTGGAATATTGCAGGTTTATCTACTCCCTTGCCTGAACCTGTGCGACAGCGCCTCTTAGATATTGTTCCTGTCACCAATGTAAACTTGCAGGACCATTGGATATGGAAACCTAGTAGTATTGGAGTTTACTATGCTTTTGATGCGTATGCGTGGCTTTGTAGGTCACAGACGCAAATTCTTCCCTCAGATAGTTGGCAGTGGATTTGGAAATTGGAGGCCCCTAAGAAG GTTTGGTCTCGGTTGGATGCTCTGGCTTTGCTCGGTTTTACTGCTGCCACCGTGAAAGATTGGGTTCATACTCAGGTTCAAGGCCAGCACTCCCTTCTGTTTGTCGCTGCTATTTGGGGCTTGTGGCGCTGGAATGTCATGGTTATTGGAGACAAAGATTGGTCTGTTGACTATGTTGTGCGCTGGATACATCGAGAGCATAAGGATTACGAGGCTTGGCTCACCAAACAGGGTAGTGATGATGACTCCTCTCGGGTTCGTTGGACGCTCCCTTCTCCTGGTTTGGTTAAATTATATACAAATGGAGCTTTTAGTGATATTCATGGCTGCATGAGCATGGGAGGGCTGGTGCGAGATGATAGTGGGAATTGGGTGGCTGGTTTCATCGCTGGTTCGAGTGGTGGCAACACACTCATGGCTGAGATTTTGGCGATTAAGCTTGAACTTCAGCTTCTTTTGGAGTTAAATATTCAAAGTGATATATGTGATCAAGGTTGA
- the LOC130740532 gene encoding uncharacterized protein LOC130740532 produces the protein MADPMVTPPVAEEAVIVEEVREETKSDELLANVVGSSVIKKLERKKTQQEARKYITRSSTSHKKVASGSGKKHKKKTVIVIDDSPVKKSVKRKLSADVDAEESDVEPNVPDIVPSAKKRRARKRIPEKVPAAPMDNVSFHSEESVTKWKLVYKCRIAQERELAAEVLACQVVMELLEEAGMMKTVVGLGTCFDKLVKEFIVNISVDCNVSGSPEFHKVFVRGKCIHFSPLVVNSYLGRSSADVVGEEISLDEIAAEITAGKVTHWPSKGLLSSAYLSVKYAILNRIGAANWAPTKHASNVSSVLAKLIYLIGTHAQIDFGTFVFDQTRRHADSYALKLPIGFPCMISEIILSQHPDILSVDESPSVKASPLTIDNRLLIGTHVPDVAGMTAKSHMKPTETVLAELMEVSRTLQETITSCTIRKKNVDRFITALGKGKVDDSNATGAEQAGDASDTADEPDVSASSDC, from the exons ATGGCTGACCCTATGGTCACTCCTCCTGTTGCTGAAGAGGCAGTGATTGTGGAAGAAGTGCGTGAAGAAACTAAATCAGATGAATTACTTGCAAATGTTGTGGGTTCATCTGTTATCAAGAAGCTAGAAAGGAAGAAGACTCAACAGGAAGCAAGAAAATATATCACGAGATCTTCTACCTCTCACAAGAAAGTTGCTTCTGGTTCTGGTAAGAAGCACAAAAAGAAAACTGTCATTGTTATTGATGACTCCCCTGTGAAGAAGAGTGTGAAGAGGAAGTTGTCTGCTGATGTAGATGCTGAAGAGTCTGATGTGGAACCAAATGTTCCTGACATTGTTCCATCTGCAAAGAAAAGAAGAGCTAGAAAAAGAATTCCAGAGAAGGTACCTGCTGCTCCTATGGATAATGTCTCTTTTCATTCTGAAGAGAGTGTCACCAAATGGAAACTTGTTTACAAGTGTAGGATTGCTCAGGAACGGGAGTTGGCTGCTGAGGTTCTTGCTTGCCAAGTTGTGATGGAGTTACTTGAAGAAGCTGGGATGATGAAGACAGTGGTTGGTTTAGGAACATGTTTTGACAAACTGGTGAAGGAATTCATTGTCAACATCTCTGTGGATTGCAATGTCTCTGGAAGTCCAGAGTTTCACAAAGTCTTTGTCAGAGGTAAATGCATTCATTTTTCTCCTTTGGTTGTCAATAGTTATTTGGGCAGAAGCTCTGCTGATGTTGTTGGTGAGGAGATCTCATTGGATGAGATTGCTGCTGAAATCACTGCTGGCAAAGTCACGCACTGGCCCTCTAAAGGTTTGTTATCATCTGCTTATCTAAGTGTGAAGTATGCCATTTTGAATCGCATTGGGGCTGCAAATTGGGCACCCACCAAGCATGCTTCTAATGTATCCTCTGTGCTTGCAAAGCTGATATATCTGATTGGCACTCATGCCCAGAtagattttggaacttttgtttTTGATCAAACAAGGAGGCATGCTGATTCCTATGCCTTGAAGCTTCCTATTGGTTTTCCTTGTATGATCTCTGAGATTATTTTGAGTCAACATCCTGATATCCTCTCTGTTGATGAGTCACCTAGTGTGAAGGCTAGTCCTTTGACTATTGATAACAGGTTGCTGATTGGGACTCATGTTCCTGATGTTGCTGGCATGACTGCTAAGTCTCatatgaag CCAACTGAGACAGTTCTTGCTGAGTTAATGGAAGTCTccagaactcttcaagagactATTACAAGCTGCACTATCAGGAAGAAGAATGTTGATCGCTTCATCACGGCACTGGGAAAAGGCAAAGTTGATGACAGCAATGCCACTGGTGCTGAACAAGCAGGGGATGCTTCTGATACAGCTGATGAACCAGATGTCTCAGCATCCAGTGATTGTTAA